A single genomic interval of Oncorhynchus mykiss isolate Arlee chromosome 13, USDA_OmykA_1.1, whole genome shotgun sequence harbors:
- the LOC110486145 gene encoding heat shock protein Hsp-16.1/Hsp-16.11 encodes MTQSAAPAIESIFGNDPFFSQERMVFPPMHHQALSGVQEDFFQRRSNLASDLLKEVRDGLPSMHQLHERAHLRMASPFMERRITGVPATAQSQVAETGRSHSPLALSLNVQGFNPEDITVKLDGRRLAVVAMKQAKAEEAKSTSSANSSCSFSSSSSQQKGFVQKIDLPAHLDLTALTCSLGEDGQLRIEAPTAAPQLEAPTEEQEVPLHFRTSLDVPIAKGTMEESTTGKTSKP; translated from the coding sequence atgacTCAGTCCGCCGCCCCAGCAATCGAGAGCATCTTCGGAAACGATCCTTTCTTCAGTCAGGAGAGGATGGTCTTCCCCCCCATGCACCACCAGGCCCTCTCCGGCGTCCAAGAGGACTTCTTTCAAAGGAGGTCCAACCTGGCCAGTGATCTCCTCAAGGAGGTTCGCGATGGGCTCCCCAGTATGCACCAGCTACACGAGAGGGCCCACCTCCGAATGGCCTCCCCATTCATGGAGAGGAGGATCACAGGAGTTCCAGCAACAGCAcagagccaggtggctgagacaGGCCGGAGCCACAGCCCCCTGGCCCTGAGCCTAAACGTCCAAGGCTTCAACCCAGAAGACATCACAGTCAAGCTGGATGGACGGAGGCTAGCCGTGGTGGCCATGAAACAGGCCAAAGCAGAAGAGGCTAAATCCACCTCCTCCGCCAACTCTTCCtgctccttttcctcctcctcgtccCAACAGAAAGGCTTTGTCCAGAAAATTGACCTGCCTGCCCACCTAGACCTAACAGCCTTGACCTGTTCTCTGGGAGAAGATGGACAGCTGAGGATCGAAGCTCCCACAGCCGCCCCCCAGCTGGAAGCTCCTACAGAGGAGCAGGAGGTCCCCCTCCACTTCAGAACCTCCCTGGACGTACCCATAGCCAAGGGAACCATGGAAGAGTCTACAACAGGGAAGACCTCAAAACCTTGA